CCCAGTCGGTCATCGACGAGTACCTCTCGTCCGGTGAGGCCAAGTGGGGCCAGCAGTCGGGTGTCGTGCTGCTGCTGCCGCACGGTCACGAGGGCCAGGGCCCGGACCACACCTCCGGCCGGATCGAGCGCTTCCTGCAGCTGTGCGCCGAGGGCTCGATGACGGTGGCCGTGCCGTCCACCCCGGCCAATTACTTCCACCTGCTGCGGCGCCACGTGCTCGACGGTGTCCACCGGCCGATGGTCGTCTTCACCCCGAAGTCGATGCTGCGCAACAAGGCCGCGGTGTCGTCGGTGGAGGACTTCACCGAGGGCAAGTTCGAGTCGGTCATCCCGGACACCGCCCTGGACCCGTCCGAGGTGAAGCGGGTCCTGCTGACCAGCGGCAAGCTCTACTACGAGCTGGAGAACTACCGGCGGACGCACGACATCACCGACACGGCGATCCTGCGGATCGAGCAGATCTACCCGGTGCCCCGCCGCAAGCTGGCGCACTACCTGGAGGCCTACTCGGGGGTCACCGACGTGCGGTGGGTGCAGGAGGAGCCGGCCAACCAGGGTTCGTGGCCGTTCCTGGCCCTGGCGCTGCCGGAGATGCTGCCGCAGCTCGCCGGGATCAAGCGGATCTCCCGTCGCGCCATGGCCGCCCCGTCGGCCGGTTCGGCCCGGGTGCACGAGGTCGAGCAGGCTGCGGTGATCGCCGCCGCGTTCCAGGCCTGATCCACCCGCGAAGGGCGGGCGCCGGCGACGGTGCCCGCCCTTCGCGCGTTCCGGGGGTTCCGCCGTTCAGCGTCCGTTGATGACCGCGTCGGCCTCGATCTCGACCAGCAGAGCCGGGTCGATCAACGCCGCGACCTGCACCATCGTGGCGACCGGACGAACCGCGGCGAAGAACTCGCCGTGCGCCCGGCCGACCTCCTCCCAGCGCGCGATGTCGGTGACGAACATCCGGGTGCGCACCACATCGGCCAGGCCCGCGCCGACCTGGTCCAGCGCCGCGGCGATCCGCCCGATCGCCTCCCGGGTCTGACCGGCGGGATCGCCCGGAGCGACGACGCCGCCGTCCGGTAGCGCCGCCGTCGTCCCGGCGACCCAGACGTGATCACCGACCCGGACCGCCCGCGAGTACCCGACCGCGGCCTCCCAGGGACCACCGGATCCGACTGTCCTGCGCTCGTCCACCATGCCGAGCACAGTAGAAGGCCCGGTCGGCGCCCCGGTCAGATGGACTCGAGGTTCGGCGGGCCGTAGCGGATCACGCCGTCCTGCAGCACCGCCCAGGTCAGCGGAGCGCCGGGACGGAACACCAGGTGCTCGACGAAGGGCGCGTCCAGCACGTGCAGGTCGGCCCGGGAACCGACCGTCAGACGACCGACGTCCGACCGTCGCAGAGCCTGCGCCCCGCCCGCGGTGGCCGCCCAGATGGCCTCCTCCGGCGTCAGCCCGCACCAGCTCACCCCGAGGGCGACGACCAGGTTCATCGCGAACGACCCGACGGACCCCGCATTCCCGTCCGAGGCCAGGGCGAGCGTGGCACCGGCGTCGGCCAGCGCGCGGCCCGGGGGCGGCGGGCGCCGCGTCGCGAGATTGGACAGCGGCAGCAGGGTCGCCACGGTGCCGGGGGCGCCGTCGGACCGGTGCACCGAGGAGGCGAGATCGGCCACGTCCCGCTCGGACAGGAAGGTGCAGTGATCGACCGCGGCGGCACCGGTCTCGACGGCGATCCGCACCGCTGCCCCGAGAGCGTGCTGCTGGCCGTGCACCCGCAGGCCCAGACCGACCCGCTGCCCGGCAGCCAGCACCCGGCGGGTCTGCGCCTCGTCGAAACCGTCCTCGTCACAACAGACGTCGATCCACCGGACGGACGGGGCGACCACGTCCAGCATCGGTCCGCACACCAGGTCGAGGTAGGTGTCCGGGTCGTGGAACTCGACGGGGACCACGTGGGCGCCGAGGAAGCTGATCTCCTCGAACCCGGCGGCGGCCGCGGCGGTCGCCGACCGCGTCTCGTCCCGGGTGGTCAGCCCGTAACCGGTCTTGGTCTCGGCGCAGGTCGTCCCGCCCCGCAGCATCTCGAGCCGGCGCGCCCGCGCCAGCGCGACGAGGTCGGCATCGGCCGTCGCCCGGGTGGCGGAGACCGTCGCCCCGATCCCCACCTGCTCGGCCCGGCCGTCGGTGGCGGTCTCGTCGACACTCGGCGCCAGCCGGTCGGAGCGACCGCCGAGGCGGACAGCGAACTCCGCGGCCCGGTCACCGGCGTGCACGGCGTGGGTGTGGCTGTCAACCCAGCCCGGGAGGACGGCGCGACCCTCGACGTCCAGGCGCAGATCGGCGGCGGGGGCGTCACCGGCGGCCCCGATCCAGGCCACGACACCGTCCTCGACGACCAGCGCGACCGGCCCGTCGCCCCCTCGGCGTCCGAGCTCGCCGGGCCGGGTGGAACCGTCTCCGGCGTCGTTGGTCACCAGGTCGCCGATGCCGGTGACCAGGACGGCCTGACCGGAACCGGATGCTCCCGCGTGTGTCACGGGTCCCCCTCTCCAACCCGGCGGGAGGGTCCTCCGGGCGACGCAGCTGCCGTACCCGGCCAAGGGCCCCGCCACACCGCCCGGGCCCGGGGGTTCCCGCTCAGACGAGCGTCTGCAGCGCGTCGGTGAGCCGATCCACGGCGGCCACGCAGTCGTCGGGGTCGAGGTACTCCTCGGGTGCGTGCGAGATGCCGCTGGGATTGCGGACGAAGACCATCGCGCTGGGCACCGAGGGGGCCAGCACGCCGGCGTCGTGGCCGACCGCCGACGGCAGGACCGGCGCGTCGAGAGCGGCCGAGAGCTGCAACCCCAGGCCGGTGTCGAGCAGCGCGTTGTCCTGGAGGCTCTCCCGGCGGACCACGACGGTGCACCCCTCCGCGGTGGCCCGCTCGCGGACCGGGGCGAGGATGCGGTCGACGACGACGGCGGTCCGGCGGGCCGACGGCGAGGTCACGTCCAGGACCAGTCGGACGGCGCCGGCGATCACGGCCGGGTCGTCGGGTTCGGCGCGCAGCCGGGCGACGGTGGCCCGGACGGAGTGGTCGGCGTCCGTCGCCTCCCGGGCGGCGAGGACGGCCGCGGCGGCCGGGATCATCGGGTCGCGCCGATCCCTGGACGCCGTCGCGGCGGCGTGATCGGTGCGCCCGGTGACGAGGACGGACCACCGGCCGCGGGCGGCGATCTCGGCGCCGACGGCGACCAGCGCTCCCGGGTGCCGGGTGGTCATCTCGCGGCCCTGTTCCAGGTGCAGCTCGACGAACGCCCCGAGGGTGGCGATGCGCACGGGATCCGGACCGAGATGGGTGGGGTCGACGCCGGCCCGCCGGACGGCCTCGGCCAGCGAGCAGCCGTGATCGTCGTGAAGGCGGCGGGCGGCGTCCGGGTCGAGGGACCCGGTCAGCAGGCGGGACCCGAGACCGGGCACGCCGAACCGGCCCCCCTCGGTCTCGGTGAAGCAGACCACCGCCAACGACCGGCTCGGCCGTACCCCGCGTTCCCGCAACCCGTCCACGGCCAGCAGACCACCGACGACGCCCAGGGCCCCGTCGAAGGCGCCGCCGCCCGGGACCGTGTCCAGGTGCGATCCGACGGCCACCGCACCGGGTTCGGGATCCCCCCACCAGGCCCAGAGGTTGCCGCTGCGGTCGGTCTCCGTGGCCAGGCCCCGGCGTTCGGCCTGTTCGACGAACCACTCGCGCAGCGACAGGTCGGCGTCGTCGAACCCGTGGCGGTGGTACCCGCCGGAGCGGTGGTCGCGTCCGATCCCGGCCGGCCCCGACCAGGTGGACAGGAAACGGGCGCGGGCGGCGGACATCGGCGGCTCCGAGGGGACGGCCTGCGGTGCGGACGGGCGACCAGTGTAGGCGCCCGGGCGCCAGCTGGTCAGCGGGTTCCGGGCACTCCCTCGGCCCGGGCGGCCACCGCGACGGCCTCGGCGACCAGGTCGGCCAGCCCGGGGGTGAACGGGTCGGGGACGATGCGGTGCCGGCTGGCCCGCCCGGAGACGGCGGCGCAGATCGCTCCGGCCGCGGCCACCTTCATGCCCTCGGTGATGCGCTGGGCCCCACTGTCCAGGGCGCCGAGGAAGATGCCGGGGAACGCGAGCACGTTGTTGATCTGGTTCGGATGGTCGCTGCGGCCGGTGGCCACCACCGCCGCGCCGTGCCGGGTGGCCTCCGCCGGGTCGATCTCCGGGGTGGGGTTGGCGAGCGCGAAGA
This window of the Nakamurella flava genome carries:
- a CDS encoding RidA family protein; amino-acid sequence: MVDERRTVGSGGPWEAAVGYSRAVRVGDHVWVAGTTAALPDGGVVAPGDPAGQTREAIGRIAAALDQVGAGLADVVRTRMFVTDIARWEEVGRAHGEFFAAVRPVATMVQVAALIDPALLVEIEADAVINGR
- a CDS encoding amidohydrolase family protein → MTHAGASGSGQAVLVTGIGDLVTNDAGDGSTRPGELGRRGGDGPVALVVEDGVVAWIGAAGDAPAADLRLDVEGRAVLPGWVDSHTHAVHAGDRAAEFAVRLGGRSDRLAPSVDETATDGRAEQVGIGATVSATRATADADLVALARARRLEMLRGGTTCAETKTGYGLTTRDETRSATAAAAAGFEEISFLGAHVVPVEFHDPDTYLDLVCGPMLDVVAPSVRWIDVCCDEDGFDEAQTRRVLAAGQRVGLGLRVHGQQHALGAAVRIAVETGAAAVDHCTFLSERDVADLASSVHRSDGAPGTVATLLPLSNLATRRPPPPGRALADAGATLALASDGNAGSVGSFAMNLVVALGVSWCGLTPEEAIWAATAGGAQALRRSDVGRLTVGSRADLHVLDAPFVEHLVFRPGAPLTWAVLQDGVIRYGPPNLESI
- a CDS encoding allantoate amidohydrolase, which codes for MSAARARFLSTWSGPAGIGRDHRSGGYHRHGFDDADLSLREWFVEQAERRGLATETDRSGNLWAWWGDPEPGAVAVGSHLDTVPGGGAFDGALGVVGGLLAVDGLRERGVRPSRSLAVVCFTETEGGRFGVPGLGSRLLTGSLDPDAARRLHDDHGCSLAEAVRRAGVDPTHLGPDPVRIATLGAFVELHLEQGREMTTRHPGALVAVGAEIAARGRWSVLVTGRTDHAAATASRDRRDPMIPAAAAVLAAREATDADHSVRATVARLRAEPDDPAVIAGAVRLVLDVTSPSARRTAVVVDRILAPVRERATAEGCTVVVRRESLQDNALLDTGLGLQLSAALDAPVLPSAVGHDAGVLAPSVPSAMVFVRNPSGISHAPEEYLDPDDCVAAVDRLTDALQTLV